The DNA sequence aagacgaaattataaattttatgactTCTTAGTTATACTGTATGtgctaaaatataactttttcttttaatgagtgtttttataggaaaatggtaattctagaagagaagaagagaagaagaagagaaaaatcataaatgtacaacagcGAAAAtccaatcgtatttttttttagatttaatgggatttattttatttattttattatatataaataaaaagtgactcatgaatttctcataaactattttatttttaataataaattattttatttttaatataaataaaaagtgacccatgaatttctcataaattattttatttttaatataaataaaaagtgacccatgaatttctcataaattattttatttttaataataaattattttatttttaatataaataaaaagtctcccatgaatttctcataaaacaagaattcggttatataggcacactttatatagaatagatatatatatatgtgtataaaacGGGTAGTTTTCAATATAATTAAGGGAATTGCTAAAAAAGTGCTATTAGTgtctaatactttttttttggtCATACGgttattattagtgtaattaggTTGCAGATcacatataacttaaaaaaatacacTTAAGAAATGTCATTTTTACCAGTATATTTTTGTGTTGGCAAAAGTTTGATATTGCGCTGGCAAAACGGAATCTACTattgatgtgttggcaaaatcaacgttggtattagaacttttgccggcgcaaaaAGTAAAACGctggcaaaaatgacttttccTAGCATGATAATCTGCTGGTAAAAGTTAAACTTTTGTCACTGGAAATGTGTGCTGgtaaaattttaacttttttacatGCGCAGTTTGCGAGATGGGCAGTTTACCATTGTAGTTTGCATTTCTTATAGtgataacttttaaaaaatatcgctaaccaatcatATGTTGCCACCTATAGAACATGTTGAACACTACTAATATACAATAACAATACTCTACTAATAATTAATGAACTCTCCTACTCattatatttacatttttataatACAAAATACATTGtttaatgtttatatatataacatgtcATTAATGTGGCTAACTCCCTATCTGCAACTCATTAAAAGTTCAATTCACTCACGCGGTTTCGTTTGACTATACAATGTGCAGCATCTGCTAATGTACGTACGGTTACAAAAACCAAAACGCACGAGAACTAAAATTTCCAAACGCCAAGTGTATATAAGTTAATTAATTTGGGggtccatatatatatacatataatgaaacatataaatataattaataattccaTGTTGTATATTAGATATTATATGCGGTTCACTTCATTTAAAGAATCAGTCATGATTCATATCGATCGATCGGCAATCAAACTAGTTGGAGTTGGTTAATTATCTTATCCTCTTATGATCGTGTTAATTGTATAAATAATCGAAAGTATCAACTACTTGATAAGAAATATTGCCATTACTTAGTACacttttttgtcttttgttgACCTTAAAATAATGTGATCATATATGTTAATTAATGGTAAAGTGCTTCTTATCTAATCTAATAAAGTACATGTAGTAATGATAGTGGTGGATGATTCCGTAGTTGCATggagagattttgaagggctaGCTTTAATTTGGACGGTATTTCAAGACTTTTCATGTGGTATTggtgatatttttattaaaagaaaatatatgaaGAAATGTAtagtaaaagaataaaaatggagttcaaaaagaaacaaaaaacaaaaatgtgttgtTCCATTGCGACGTGATACACTCAAACTTAATAATATTCTTTACTGCGCGTTTGTTAAACTGTAACTGGAATCAGAATaatcaataaggaaaataaatattccttttaaaataaaaaataatcgaaaacaatattttattatgttatttactAAATTGTACGGATTGAAAACCAAAATCATATTATTTCGTTTAGATAACTAAAAAAGTTAATCGGAATGatttaatttgacaaaattacTATTGTTAGAATATGCAATTACTTTTTGTATATCGATTTTTTAAAGAGcatatttgtcttttttatttttaattaataaaactaaaattaaaataaaataaattaagaaaGAGAAAGGAATTCCCGATATAAATAGGGGGaatctttcttttattttctttctaatttgttTGGAGCCCACTACTTTctccttttttaaaatttagtaaaTAATTTGTTTGGATACCATACCATTGATTCTCATTCCCTTTAAGTAAATATTAGGTCTTAAGTTATATATAGTATAATGGGGAGTGTTACCGTCAACCTCCTATTACAACTTTTTAGTCAATCTTTGTGTGCGAAAACACATGctgattttttttccaaattttttatGGCGATGTTCGTTATGCTTACAACATCATCCTTGtagatttttgaaaattttaaataatttatagtactaAAAATACGTTTGATAAAATTTATTGTtgtttgtataaaaaaaattaccattAGGGGGATTAGGGATATGCATGTGTTGTttgtataaaatttatttattttgatgttaattgtctttttatgtgtttaattcacCGTAGTCCTAAATCATTATATTGTGCCCAATAATGGCAACATTTTACCTTGGGGTGTTTATTGGGCCATATTCAATATTTTTAGGCATATTTAGATCCAATACtattatatattggatgttaatAATTTTACCATCCGATCTGATGCAATTAATTTCAGTCATCCAATCGGTGCAATATCTATTTAATgttagattggatcggttctatccattgaatgtatttcatatttttattggtttaatttaagtttatctaatattttagacctagtattttttggatcggatcggatcaaTCCAATATTTTAGATCATATATGTATTGGATTAGACTGGATTCATCCGAtctaagaaaaaaagagtaaaattttaatatgaatttttatatatacatatatatttttacgtataacaatataaaatctaattactcatgaaaaataaatgaaaatactaattagtttgaTTGGATGTTGGACATATTAGATTTTTAGACACCCCATCCACCGTTTGATCCAATTcaattagatatttaaaaataacatccaatccgacCCGATCACAATTAATTATCTAATGTTTGGCGATTGATTATAATTAATTCGGTCGGTTCTTATTGGATTGAATTGATTTATGACACATACTCACTACAAAAAACAACTACTTTTAATAATAactttttagttacaacataatttttttgtgattaaaaaaaattatttgtgactaaaacataatatatagatataattgTCACTAACTTAGTTTTATTCACAAtgagtattgtgactaaaaacacatttagtcataacaaattgtgatttttgaaattaatacatTTAACTACAaatcttttaatcacaacatagaAAATGATGATTTCTAATTAATCACaacttttgttgtgactaaaagtaaatttttttttatagagatTAGATATAAGCTTGATTTTTCTTGATTAAAATCTATATTTCTTAATTTCACATCTTAAAATTGTGAATATGTGAttataacaaaaagaaaatgtaAATTTTACGTACATATTTTGCTTTTTGTCTCAATTGTGGACATCTATATATAACTATAATCGGACACTATAGCACTAATATGTACTTCCCAAATGAAACTTCCTTTTTTCGTGTAGACCAAAAGTAGtgcttaaaaaaattagaatagtaATAAAAAGATCCATAAATGGTTTGTGACTTGTGTCCATATATGatatcaaaatcaataaaaaacatGATTTTGAATAATGATTATCTATGCAATAATATACAAGAATAGATAAGGCTTAATAAGAGAATGGTGTGTGTATTGTTCTTTCACAATAGTCTCCTACCATGTAATGTAAAGCTTCAATTATTTCATATATAGTCAAACAGATTCACTATGCTGCTCATGATTTTATAGTATATACCACACAAATGCACATAATGCTCTTCTTGCAGGTGACGTAATTTCAAGGCCCAATATTGCAATTTCTGGAGGCACTTTGTCGTAGGATAGCATGATAGAGAGGAATAATAATAACATGGTCCAGTACCctacatgtaatacatatgtacagtatttgtaattataattaaagacactttaataaattttcaataGAATTCGGTAAGCTGCAAACCAGAACTTTGGAAATATTTTTTCCACCATAAATGTTACATTAAAACATTTTCCTCTCCTTCTGTCACAATATTGTTTGGTGGATGTGGTCCATATCTCATGCAAGTGCAACTATACAGTGCTCTATGTTTATCTGTAAAATTCTCCTActtttacatatttaattatatgcgtatatataaatattttcttgaatttattttttgaaaggggGGAAAAATGTCTACTTTGCTCCACTACAAACTTTGAACTTGAAAatgattttaaatttagtaaTAAGCTCTTTCTTTAACACCTCCAAGCAAATTGACAATGAGGGAGAGAATTGAAAATGGAGGACCGACCACCCCAGTGGACAATTTGACACACTGTCAATTACATTATagataaatttcaaaatataaataaataaatacatctCAAAAGATCTTAGAGGCTAAATATAATTCCTCAGTCGAGACAACCACTAGCTATTTAATGAGCTGTGATGGGACTTATTTGTGTGTAACCTTTCTCAACTACACTCAAATAGTTAGGCAAAGAAGTCCTTCCCCTGCCCCATATATCCATGACCATGTGCACAATGCATTAATGAATATTGAACCTCTCTCAAAATAAAATCTTTAATTTCAAGAATGATTTGTGATGTGCTGCAAATGTAAATAGTGATATGGCCTTCCTTATTTAATTTGCTACGCGTACCATTTCTGTACTCTTTTATTTTGGGGTCCTACTCTGCACTCCTGCTTTGTAAGATAATCAATGCACATCTTTTATAGGCTGTGTTATTCATTGCCATGGATGATGGGTTTAGAATATTTGGACTCAAATTTAGAGATCCAAATACCAGCATCTTTGATACAGATTATAGTGTTAAGAGTCTCCTATTGCTGTGAATGTGATGGTGTGTGAATTTGTGAACTAGGATTCCAAAAAACACAAGAGCCAATTACATAAAGACATTTATTTTTTGTACAGAAAACGAGTCCTAAAACATATCAAGACTCTTATATTATGTAATTATACAAAGTTCATCAGCTTTTTCAACTCAAAGCTAATTGGTTTCCAGGTGGGGTGAGGAGGTAACAGTTTGCCAAAACTGCAAGCATAAAGCCCCCTTTCTTCAAAGCAAACATTattctttgtttgtttttacATGCATCCCTGGAAGGGTGATATATATTGATAATTCCCAATTAATCCAGAAcgggaaaaaaatgataaatggcTGATTTATAATTCCCTTGCCTTGTTTAACGCTTTCATGGCTTTGTGTTATCATTGATGTTTACCATAAGAACATTTTACAGACTAGAGGAATCCCAGCTAGCATCCACAGCCTTGATGATCTTGTCATGTAGAGTGGCTCCTGCACTAGCAATTATACCTCGATCAAGACCTTCAAGGTACGTGCCTTTTGAAAAATCCAGCAGCTGACCTCCAGCATCTGTTACCGTTCCACCGGCTTCTTGTATTATAAGAACACCAGCTGCATGATCCCATATCTTTTCCTTGTAGCCAGCTCTAGCAAATTTCATGAAAATCTCAGCATCTCCCCGAGCTATGGCTGCGTATTTCACCATGCTGTATACTCGTAAAGGCTGCTTCCTGCAGTCAGATGACAATCAAATTTTTAGCATAGTCTGAGTTTCAGTACGTTTTAATGTGTTGATTTTACAAGTGAAACACATGTTATGTTAACCACTACTTAGGTAGttctttttcttcttaaaaATATGACATTCATTGGCTGGATTCCAAAGACATAGCAAAATAATAGTAAAGGAAAGCTTATCCACCTTAGCCCCACACTGTGAGCTAGTCCAGCTGTGAATGAATGGCTTGAATTTGCTTTTTCAACTGGTTCACAGAAGGTTGCCATTGATGGATTGTCAATGGGGGAAACTCGTACTGGCCTCGCAGAGTTTGGCCAAACTAACTTTTTATTAACATGGACGAGAGGTTGCATCCAGGCCTTGCCACTTCCTTTCCTAGCATAAAGAACACAACCTTTATCCCATGATTCTGAAGTTGTTGGCGTCAACTTTGACACAATTCTATGATAGCGGTGATGATACGCAAGCCATTCTTTTCTCATGGGGTAGTTAGGACACCCAAGAACGCCAAGTACAACTTCCCCATCTTCAATGAGCGCTAAAGCTATAGCATATTGATCCCCTCGAACGAATCCCAATGTTCCATCAACAGGATCAAGAGCCCAAAATCTTCCCCTAGGTCCTCCATTTGAGTTGCATCGACTAATTGCTTCAAGAACCTCAGAAGACCCAAGGGGCATGTTAGGACCTTTAAGTCCAAAACGAGGACAATCAGCTAGAGACTTGTTCACAGTTGTCACTACAGCTTCTAATAGCCCAGCAGCACTAGCCTTGGAGAGACTTTGAACATCTTCTTCAGCAACAATGGACACATTTCTGCTTCCAAAGGCCTCAGAGAGTACCCAGCTCACTGTTGCTTGGACACTCCAATCTGTTAACATGGTGAAATTAACATACTAAGCAATTGTATTTGCAGACAGCtttaactaaatatatattgacAACTTAAACTAATGGTGCCCAATCTTTTGAGAGTGAATTTAGAAAGGATTACAGAGACTTCTGAAACTCGGAGAAAGTTTGATCATTGGTTACCACTGCTTTGACATGTTATCCATGATAGCATCTAAGGCTTCTTTTAACAAGATATAACTAGTTTTACTCAATAAGTTTGCACTGCAGTTTATACAAGTAAATGCTAATAATCACAATGATAATGTGGCACTAGGAACATCATGTAAGATTGCACAACAGGAAGAAGATTACGGATTTTCAGCAAAAAACAGGGCAAAGTTGTATCCTATGCCATtaatttaaatgatatttatctAAAAATTGCTTGAAAATGACTTAGAACTTGGAAGCAACTCTTTTATTGTATTAGCCTAATTATTATAACTATCATTAAGAGAGACGATCCAAATTAAATCAAATTTCAAATTACTCCTTTGCCcacataattaaataacatatttattttaatttttaccctcTCCTTATTCTAACTTTTTAAAATGATATGACTTTTACACCTTCCCTAACACAGTCATTATAGTATTAGTAATGACTCATCATAGAAAAAAATTCCATCAAAGTTACTTCAATATAAAATTCATTTCGTCAAAAGTGTGACCAAATTCCAAGTTCCCAAATCAAAAGGGTACTCCTTTACTTTTTCtctgttttatttttatctttattttctccCTCGAGGTTAACAAGTTCTCCATTGTAAAACAGAGATggttaaaataagaaaata is a window from the Cannabis sativa cultivar Pink pepper isolate KNU-18-1 chromosome 1, ASM2916894v1, whole genome shotgun sequence genome containing:
- the LOC115706862 gene encoding PAP-specific phosphatase HAL2-like, whose protein sequence is MPLNCSSMAIKVPHRLGLGPWRRNHRNELVPNHSHLTSLFLSSFPCKKTLIGCSSKFNQTSCFSVMEQEEKSRVSPESLLDAEEQSPRDEKELELAVRAVQMACSLCQRVQDSIISKTSNEIQSKDDNSPVTVADWSVQATVSWVLSEAFGSRNVSIVAEEDVQSLSKASAAGLLEAVVTTVNKSLADCPRFGLKGPNMPLGSSEVLEAISRCNSNGGPRGRFWALDPVDGTLGFVRGDQYAIALALIEDGEVVLGVLGCPNYPMRKEWLAYHHRYHRIVSKLTPTTSESWDKGCVLYARKGSGKAWMQPLVHVNKKLVWPNSARPVRVSPIDNPSMATFCEPVEKANSSHSFTAGLAHSVGLRKQPLRVYSMVKYAAIARGDAEIFMKFARAGYKEKIWDHAAGVLIIQEAGGTVTDAGGQLLDFSKGTYLEGLDRGIIASAGATLHDKIIKAVDASWDSSSL